A DNA window from Massilia putida contains the following coding sequences:
- a CDS encoding cytochrome c/FTR1 family iron permease: protein MVVGSGLSLAENAPSTSQDQAKQIWQLLDYLAVDYGKAVQNGQIASADEYREMQEFAREASRQLEGLPPTSSTKALRDGTGELRTAIANKAQASVVAEQARHLADALLLAYPVQTTPTNTPDIKLGGRLYANQCAACHGISGRADGPLASQLNPPPIAFADHTRARERSVFALQQIITRGVPGTSMPSFAKLTDDDRWALAYFVSTMSYTKADRDAGAKLWAEQPALHAAVPTLGALGQSSEAGLAKHLGDDTARSLLAFLRNSPELMTASSADSLALAKAHLKQSVTALGAGNRAEASRLALSAYLDGFEPVEPALAAKNAELFHEVENLMGQFRNAAAAGQLEQARQIESKLQNRLDTANEALSGTNDPMSTFLGALTILLREGLEALLVVVAMLAFLKKANRKDALPYVHAGWITALAMGGFTWAVATYLVNVSGASREMTEGFSAIFAAVVLLAVGIWMHQKSLAGRWQAYVQQKLSAALNGKSMLMLFLLAFVTVYREVFETVLFYAALWTEENGGYLLAGLGLGIAILAGIAAILLRSSARLPISQFFAASSALVGILAVVLIGKGAAALQKVGLIPDTPVSLPRIEVLGVYPSLQPIAAQLLILVVIIASITYNLRSQPRRA, encoded by the coding sequence ATGGTCGTTGGATCTGGCCTATCGCTAGCAGAAAATGCTCCATCGACGAGCCAAGACCAAGCCAAGCAGATCTGGCAACTGCTCGACTACCTCGCGGTAGACTATGGTAAAGCTGTCCAGAATGGGCAAATCGCCAGCGCAGACGAATACCGAGAAATGCAGGAATTTGCCCGGGAAGCTTCGCGTCAACTGGAAGGCTTACCGCCGACATCGTCGACGAAAGCTTTGCGTGACGGGACTGGGGAGTTACGCACAGCCATTGCGAACAAGGCCCAGGCGAGTGTCGTCGCTGAGCAGGCGCGCCACCTTGCCGATGCTCTATTGCTTGCTTATCCGGTGCAGACGACACCGACGAACACCCCCGACATCAAACTTGGAGGGCGGCTCTACGCAAATCAATGCGCCGCTTGTCACGGCATTAGTGGTCGCGCCGATGGCCCGTTAGCGTCGCAACTGAACCCGCCTCCGATCGCATTCGCGGACCACACCCGTGCCCGCGAGCGCAGCGTCTTCGCTCTGCAGCAAATTATTACCCGCGGCGTTCCCGGTACATCAATGCCCAGTTTTGCAAAACTCACGGATGACGATCGCTGGGCACTTGCCTATTTCGTCTCGACGATGTCGTACACCAAGGCCGACCGTGACGCAGGCGCAAAGCTTTGGGCGGAACAGCCTGCATTGCATGCGGCCGTGCCAACACTTGGCGCCTTGGGCCAAAGTTCGGAAGCGGGACTGGCCAAGCACTTGGGCGATGACACGGCACGTTCCTTGTTGGCCTTTCTGCGCAATTCGCCAGAACTCATGACTGCTTCATCTGCTGATTCCTTAGCACTGGCTAAGGCACACTTGAAGCAAAGCGTTACAGCGCTTGGTGCCGGGAATCGCGCGGAGGCTTCACGGTTGGCATTGTCAGCGTACCTCGACGGCTTCGAACCTGTCGAACCTGCGCTTGCGGCGAAGAACGCAGAACTGTTTCACGAAGTCGAGAACTTGATGGGGCAGTTCCGCAATGCAGCCGCCGCCGGGCAACTGGAGCAAGCCCGTCAGATCGAGTCCAAATTGCAGAACCGACTGGATACCGCCAACGAAGCGCTCTCCGGGACCAATGATCCGATGTCGACGTTCCTCGGTGCCCTGACTATTTTGTTGCGAGAAGGCCTGGAAGCACTGCTGGTCGTAGTCGCGATGCTTGCGTTTCTCAAGAAAGCGAACCGGAAGGACGCCCTACCCTATGTGCACGCTGGCTGGATAACGGCGTTGGCCATGGGTGGATTCACCTGGGCAGTCGCAACCTATCTCGTCAATGTTAGCGGCGCCAGCCGTGAAATGACCGAAGGGTTTTCTGCAATTTTCGCTGCGGTCGTGCTGCTGGCAGTTGGTATCTGGATGCACCAGAAGAGTCTCGCGGGACGGTGGCAAGCCTATGTCCAGCAAAAGCTGTCAGCAGCATTGAACGGAAAATCGATGCTGATGCTATTTTTGCTTGCGTTTGTAACGGTCTATCGCGAGGTTTTCGAAACAGTTCTCTTCTATGCAGCTTTGTGGACGGAGGAAAACGGAGGCTACCTGCTGGCCGGCCTGGGGTTGGGCATTGCCATTTTGGCCGGCATCGCCGCAATCCTGCTGCGTAGTTCAGCCCGGCTCCCAATCAGTCAATTCTTTGCTGCTAGTTCGGCACTTGTCGGCATCCTTGCGGTTGTGTTGATCGGCAAAGGTGCCGCAGCACTGCAAAAGGTCGGCCTGATTCCGGATACGCCGGTATCGCTGCCACGCATCGAGGTACTGGGGGTCTACCCGTCACTGCAGCCTATCGCTGCGCAACTACTCATCCTGGTGGTCATCATTGCCAGCATCACCTACAACCTGAGGTCACAGCCACGCCGTGCTTAA
- a CDS encoding IS3 family transposase (programmed frameshift) translates to MARERRVFSEEFKREAVKLVGQPGASKAAIARDLGIGANLLGRWCRDANVDVEVAVGHEKVSAQEYERMRRELAKVKTERDILKKAPRLLRSRPQVKYGFIAKYRTIWPTRTMCRLFGVSSSGFYDWLGRPTSAHERENAELLKAIKDSHEASDGTYGSPRVVRDLIDAGFSCSENRVARLMKAAFIKARHKRRRAPGQLDSPVHAIAPNLLDRQFEATGPNQKWAADFTYVWTGEGWLFVAVVLDLYSRRVVGWSMQSTMTAQLVMDALMMAIFRRGRPRAVLHHSDQGAQYTSENFQRLLESHGIVCSMSRRGNCWDNAAMESFFSTLKTERLSKKHYQTRDDLRADVFDYIERFYNPRRRHSTIGYISPIQFENLKCA, encoded by the exons ATGGCACGTGAAAGACGAGTATTTTCAGAAGAGTTCAAGCGCGAAGCAGTCAAGTTGGTAGGCCAGCCTGGTGCGAGCAAGGCGGCAATAGCCCGTGACCTTGGCATCGGCGCCAACTTGCTGGGACGGTGGTGCCGAGATGCTAACGTTGATGTAGAGGTCGCAGTCGGGCACGAGAAGGTATCGGCTCAAGAATACGAGCGTATGCGGCGCGAGCTGGCGAAGGTCAAGACGGAGCGCGACATATTAAAAAAGGCGC CTCGGCTACTTCGCAGCCGACCTCAAGTGAAGTACGGCTTCATCGCCAAATATCGAACCATCTGGCCAACGCGAACGATGTGCCGACTATTCGGCGTATCAAGCAGTGGTTTTTACGATTGGCTTGGACGGCCGACGAGTGCTCATGAGCGCGAAAATGCCGAACTCCTCAAGGCAATCAAGGATAGCCACGAAGCCAGCGATGGCACGTATGGTTCGCCGCGCGTAGTGCGGGACCTCATCGATGCTGGTTTCTCCTGCAGTGAGAATCGTGTGGCGCGGCTGATGAAAGCTGCTTTCATCAAGGCCCGTCATAAGCGACGTCGAGCACCAGGACAGCTTGACTCCCCTGTCCACGCCATCGCGCCGAATCTGCTGGACCGGCAGTTTGAAGCCACAGGGCCGAATCAAAAATGGGCCGCGGATTTTACCTACGTGTGGACTGGCGAAGGCTGGTTATTCGTCGCTGTAGTCCTCGACCTGTACTCGCGGCGTGTAGTAGGTTGGTCGATGCAATCGACGATGACGGCGCAGCTCGTAATGGATGCACTGATGATGGCTATTTTCCGTCGCGGCCGTCCTCGTGCCGTGCTGCATCATTCAGACCAGGGAGCGCAATACACCAGCGAAAATTTTCAGCGGCTACTCGAATCCCACGGCATCGTTTGCAGCATGAGCCGTCGCGGTAACTGCTGGGACAACGCTGCAATGGAAAGCTTCTTCTCGACGCTAAAGACCGAGCGCCTTAGCAAAAAGCACTACCAGACCAGAGATGATTTACGGGCAGATGTGTTCGACTACATCGAAAGGTTCTACAATCCACGCCGGCGTCATTCCACTATCGGCTACATCAGCCCGATACAGTTTGAAAATCTAAAATGCGCCTAA
- a CDS encoding heavy metal translocating P-type ATPase, translating into MSQSDRNIALLIDTPMSEPSQTTCNAAGKASGCSPSAPMPSAVPASEGKTVTYRIANMDCPSEEGLIRRKLHGMQGILDLRFNLMGRSLDVMHELRSVQPVTEALHSIGMKAVVVDESAPAPVVAEEAALSPLQKAGLGVAGLCAVAAEVLAWQGTAESSPPVIALSLISILTAGIPTLRKGWVALKTLTLNINFLMCLAVVGAVLIGQWPEAAMVIFLFAIAELIEAMSLDRARGTVHGLLRLAPDEANVRDEHGQWRLTEADRIDVGAIVLVKPGERIAVDGEVIEGESSVNQAPITGESMPVAKKPGDAVYAGTINEHGLLEVRVTMQRRNSTLAKIVRVIEETQQNQAPTQRFVDTFAKYYTPAVVVAALLVAMLPPLLWHQPVHEWLYKALVMLVIACPCALVISTPVTVVSGLTAAAKQGILIKGGQFLEAGYKLKAIALDKTGTLTQGRPAVVAVATVSNHSRDELLEIAASLDANSDHPLARAVVAAVRPGTQLHRVQGFQSVGGRGVRGVIGGVQYYLGNQRLMTEHGVDVDAVREDLAEQEAAGRTAVLLASESGLIGVIAIADVLRGSAIPAIERLKALGVTPVMLTGDNLATAQQIGRQVGIDQVHADLLPEQKLEAVEALEAKYGAVGMIGDGINDAPALARAKIGFAMGAAGSDTAIETADVALMDDNLQKLPAFVSLSKQTRHVLVQNIVLALGIKAVFFALALFGLATLWMAVFADVGASLLVVFNGLRLLRFRQAAGSSKGA; encoded by the coding sequence ATGTCCCAATCCGATCGCAATATCGCTTTATTGATTGATACGCCTATGAGTGAACCTAGCCAAACGACATGTAACGCCGCCGGCAAGGCATCCGGATGCTCGCCGTCTGCTCCTATGCCGTCCGCTGTGCCGGCCTCTGAAGGAAAGACCGTCACCTACCGTATCGCCAACATGGACTGTCCGTCGGAAGAAGGCCTGATCCGCCGAAAGCTGCACGGCATGCAAGGGATCCTGGACTTGCGTTTTAACCTGATGGGCCGCTCGCTGGACGTCATGCACGAACTGCGATCCGTACAACCGGTTACCGAAGCTCTACACAGCATCGGCATGAAAGCGGTTGTCGTAGATGAGAGCGCGCCGGCGCCGGTCGTCGCAGAGGAGGCGGCACTCAGTCCTTTGCAGAAGGCGGGACTGGGAGTGGCTGGCCTGTGCGCCGTCGCGGCGGAGGTGCTCGCGTGGCAAGGCACGGCCGAATCCTCCCCGCCTGTAATTGCTTTGTCCCTGATATCCATCCTCACGGCAGGCATTCCAACGCTGCGCAAAGGGTGGGTAGCGCTCAAGACGCTTACCCTCAACATCAATTTCTTGATGTGCCTCGCAGTCGTCGGCGCCGTCCTGATCGGCCAGTGGCCGGAAGCGGCGATGGTGATTTTCCTGTTCGCGATTGCCGAGCTGATCGAGGCCATGTCGCTAGATCGTGCCCGGGGCACGGTTCACGGCCTGTTACGCCTGGCACCGGATGAGGCCAATGTACGCGACGAGCATGGGCAGTGGCGGCTCACCGAGGCAGATCGCATCGATGTGGGCGCCATCGTGCTGGTCAAGCCGGGCGAGCGGATCGCGGTCGACGGCGAAGTCATCGAAGGCGAGTCGTCGGTGAACCAGGCCCCCATCACTGGCGAAAGCATGCCAGTGGCCAAAAAGCCCGGCGACGCTGTCTACGCCGGCACTATCAACGAGCACGGCTTGCTCGAAGTCCGCGTCACGATGCAGCGCCGCAACAGTACGCTCGCGAAAATCGTTCGCGTCATCGAGGAGACGCAGCAGAACCAAGCCCCGACGCAGCGCTTCGTCGATACTTTCGCCAAGTACTACACGCCGGCAGTCGTCGTGGCCGCGCTGCTGGTCGCCATGTTGCCGCCATTGCTGTGGCATCAGCCGGTACATGAATGGTTGTACAAGGCCCTGGTGATGCTCGTGATTGCCTGTCCGTGTGCGCTGGTGATCTCGACGCCGGTGACCGTGGTGAGCGGGCTTACGGCGGCAGCGAAGCAGGGCATCCTCATCAAGGGCGGACAGTTTCTTGAGGCCGGCTACAAGCTCAAGGCGATCGCGCTCGACAAGACCGGTACCTTGACACAAGGTCGACCAGCGGTGGTCGCCGTTGCCACGGTGTCCAACCATTCGCGCGACGAACTCTTGGAAATCGCTGCGAGTCTCGATGCCAATTCCGACCATCCGCTGGCGCGGGCCGTCGTGGCCGCGGTCAGGCCAGGTACGCAGTTGCATCGTGTGCAGGGGTTCCAATCTGTGGGCGGCCGCGGCGTGCGCGGGGTCATCGGCGGCGTCCAGTATTACCTGGGCAACCAACGCCTGATGACCGAGCATGGGGTAGATGTCGATGCCGTGCGCGAGGACCTGGCGGAACAGGAAGCTGCCGGGCGCACCGCCGTGCTGCTGGCCAGCGAAAGCGGCCTGATCGGCGTGATCGCGATCGCGGACGTCCTGCGCGGCAGTGCCATCCCCGCGATCGAGCGGCTGAAGGCGCTCGGGGTTACGCCTGTCATGCTCACTGGCGATAACCTTGCGACCGCGCAGCAGATCGGGCGCCAGGTGGGAATCGACCAGGTGCATGCTGATTTGCTGCCTGAGCAAAAGCTCGAAGCTGTCGAGGCACTGGAAGCGAAATATGGCGCGGTCGGCATGATCGGCGACGGCATCAACGACGCTCCGGCGCTTGCCCGGGCAAAGATCGGATTCGCAATGGGCGCGGCCGGAAGCGATACCGCGATCGAGACAGCCGATGTCGCGCTGATGGACGACAACCTTCAAAAGCTGCCGGCCTTTGTCAGCCTGAGCAAGCAGACGCGCCACGTCCTGGTACAGAACATCGTTCTTGCGCTTGGGATCAAAGCGGTCTTTTTTGCGCTTGCGCTGTTCGGGCTGGCTACGCTGTGGATGGCGGTTTTTGCCGATGTCGGCGCGAGTCTGCTAGTCGTATTCAACGGGCTCAGGCTGCTGCGGTTTCGCCAGGCTGCAGGCTCGTCCAAGGGGGCCTAA
- a CDS encoding ATP-binding protein, producing MKLAAVILENFRGYCQPTRIEIDEDLTAFIGKNDAGKSTILEALEIFFNDGKPEQGDACVHGNAADIRIGCAFTELPAALVLDSAANTSLAAEHLLNEAGELEIIKVWDSSAKTPKEAVFAAALHPTHADAADILSLKNSDLKARIKKLGISDTTVNLSVNGSMRQAIRDTCSPLAPERKLVPLDKEEAKKVWEQIKPQLPMYALFRSDRASQDGDEEVQNPLGFAIAQALKEMEADLKKIENAVRARAEDVASRTLSKLNEMDSRLASELKPFFKADPKLNNAFKFGLIGDNGIPINKRGSGVRRLILLNFFRAEAERRRREKGALSVIYAIEEPETSQHPENQRLLVRALKELAIEENTQVLVTSHTPGLAGLLPSDSLRCVRRQEDGTASVSECDDSELAAIANELGVLPDQRVKALVFVEGSNDVEFLERVSAMLKPSVPDAVDFTADNRVALVPLGGAPSSTGWPNTT from the coding sequence ATGAAACTTGCAGCAGTGATTCTTGAGAACTTCCGTGGCTACTGCCAGCCAACAAGGATCGAGATCGACGAGGACCTGACCGCGTTTATCGGGAAGAACGACGCCGGCAAATCGACCATCCTGGAAGCCCTCGAGATATTCTTCAACGACGGGAAGCCCGAACAGGGCGACGCCTGCGTGCACGGAAATGCGGCGGACATTCGCATCGGCTGCGCGTTTACGGAGCTTCCCGCTGCCCTGGTCCTTGATTCGGCGGCCAACACCTCACTCGCTGCCGAACATTTGCTGAACGAGGCTGGCGAGCTCGAGATCATCAAGGTATGGGACTCATCGGCGAAGACGCCGAAAGAGGCCGTCTTCGCGGCGGCGCTACATCCGACCCATGCGGACGCGGCCGACATTCTTTCGCTCAAGAATTCTGACCTAAAGGCTCGCATCAAGAAGCTGGGCATTAGCGATACGACCGTAAACCTCTCGGTCAACGGGAGTATGCGGCAGGCCATACGCGATACCTGCAGCCCGTTGGCCCCGGAGCGCAAGCTCGTCCCCCTCGACAAGGAAGAGGCCAAGAAGGTATGGGAGCAAATCAAGCCGCAGTTGCCGATGTACGCCCTCTTCCGTTCCGACCGGGCGAGCCAGGACGGGGACGAAGAAGTCCAAAACCCGCTTGGCTTCGCCATTGCGCAAGCCCTGAAGGAAATGGAGGCCGACCTCAAGAAGATCGAGAACGCTGTACGCGCAAGGGCAGAGGACGTGGCAAGCCGAACGCTCTCGAAGCTCAACGAGATGGACAGCCGACTTGCGAGCGAGCTCAAGCCGTTCTTCAAGGCAGACCCGAAGTTGAATAATGCCTTCAAGTTCGGCCTCATCGGTGACAACGGCATCCCGATCAACAAGCGCGGAAGCGGCGTGCGCCGCCTCATCCTGCTCAACTTCTTCCGAGCCGAAGCGGAGCGGCGGCGGAGGGAGAAGGGGGCGCTGAGCGTCATATACGCCATCGAGGAGCCAGAGACTTCACAGCATCCCGAAAACCAACGACTACTCGTCCGAGCGCTCAAGGAACTCGCCATCGAGGAGAATACGCAGGTTCTGGTAACGTCACACACGCCCGGCCTAGCCGGCCTCCTTCCAAGCGACAGCCTCCGTTGCGTACGCAGGCAGGAGGACGGGACGGCATCCGTTTCCGAGTGCGACGACAGTGAGCTGGCCGCCATCGCCAACGAGCTGGGCGTACTGCCGGACCAGCGCGTGAAGGCCCTGGTCTTCGTCGAGGGATCGAACGACGTCGAGTTCCTGGAACGCGTCAGCGCCATGCTCAAGCCCAGCGTGCCCGACGCCGTGGACTTCACTGCCGACAACCGGGTGGCTCTCGTGCCGCTCGGGGGGGCTCCCTCAAGCACTGGGTGGCCAAACACTACCTGA
- the cadR gene encoding Cd(II)/Pb(II)-responsive transcriptional regulator, translating into MGMRIGELARRAGCQPETIRFYEQKGLLPAPIRSEANYRLYDTIHAERLQFIRRCRALGMSLDEVQILLGFQDHPEKSCDGVNDLVDEHLREVDRQIADMQSLRQQLSSLRSSCDSAREAKDCEILKQLNELSR; encoded by the coding sequence ATGGGTATGCGAATTGGTGAACTCGCGAGGCGAGCTGGCTGCCAGCCTGAAACGATACGCTTCTATGAGCAAAAAGGACTGCTTCCGGCACCGATCAGGTCGGAGGCAAACTATCGCCTGTACGATACCATTCATGCGGAGCGCTTACAGTTCATCCGGCGCTGTCGAGCACTTGGCATGTCCTTGGATGAGGTGCAGATCCTGCTCGGCTTCCAAGATCATCCGGAAAAATCATGCGACGGAGTTAATGACTTGGTCGATGAACATCTTCGGGAGGTTGATCGCCAGATTGCAGATATGCAATCTTTGCGGCAACAACTTTCCAGCTTGCGTAGTTCCTGCGATTCCGCACGCGAGGCCAAGGATTGCGAGATCCTGAAGCAGTTGAATGAGCTATCCCGCTGA